The nucleotide window AGTCAAAGCTAAAGATATAGTAAAAGCAATTGGGGAAGTATCAGGATTATCTTCAACCAGCATTGGACGTATTGATGTACTGGATAAGTTCTCCTTTGTGGAACTTCCCAAGCAACACGCACGTGAAGTTGTCGGTGCCCTGCAGAGAAAAGGAATAAAGGGACTCAGAATAAACATGGAACCCGCAAATAAGAAGATGTAACATTTTTAAACTCTTCTTATTTTCACTCTTCTATTTTCATGTTATTCTAATTTTTTTCTATTCTTCAATTTAATTCTTCAATTTAATACTATATTCCATTCTAATTATTTAATCCAGAGTTTTAACCAGGGTAAGAATATTCTTTCCATCTTTAAACTGGTAATGAACACTGTCAGTCATTGTTTTAAGGAAATGAATGCCCAAACCCCCTGGAGATCTTTCTTCAAGAGGTGCTCCTAAATCTGGTTTATCAACTTTAAGGGGATTGAAAGGTTCGCCTCTGTCTTCTATCATTATTATAATGTTATTATTTTCTTTACAGATGGTGAGTTGAATGGGGCCGGTTCGGTGGGTGTAACCATGCAGAATGATGTTGGATGCAGCTTCATCCACTGCTAGTTGGAGTTGAAATGCACTTTTTTCATTTAAACCCAGTTTACTGGCACTTTCAGTGGTAAAATCAGCTATAATGGACAAGTTCTCTAGATCTGCTTTTACCTGAAGTTTGAATTCATCATCCATTCCCAAATCCTCCTCAAGATCTAATCATCTTCTGTAAATTATTTCTCAGTTTATAATTCTCCTTAGGGTCTAATCATTTTCTGTAGATTATCATTCTTTCAGGTCATAATTCACCTTAGGGTCCATTATCTTCTGTGGATATCATCTCTAAGACCATATCATCTTATGTAGGTCCTCTCTTTCAAGATCATAACATCCTTCTCAGGACCATAAGGGTGATATCATCGGCCTGGGGTGTGCCAGAGGCAAAATCATAAACCTGATCAATAATAAGATTCTTCAGATCATCAGAAGACAGATCCTGATTATCCATTATAATTTTAATCAATCGTTCCTCACCGAACTGATCTTCCTGCCGGTTAATGGCCTCAGTAACTCCATCGGTGTATAAAACCAGAAGATCCCCTGGACAGAGATCTATAGTTTTTTCAGCCATTTTAAGACCCTTCATAGCTCCTAAAACAACACCCCCAGTACTTAATCGGAGAATTTCCTCGTTTTCATTTCTTAAAAGGAGTGGGGGGTTATGACCTGCATTTACAAAGGTGAGTTTGTTATGGGAACTATCCAGGATACTGTAAAACAGGGTTACAAACATGTTAGAATGGGGTTCTTCATTAATGAAGTTATTAACACTTTCTATCATCCTTCCCACTCCAGGGTTGCGGCAAGCTTTGGCCCGGAGGAGTGTGCGTGAAAATGCCATGAAAAGGGCTGCAGGTATTCCTTTACCCGAAACATCACCAATGGTAAGGCCGGTTTGTTCCTTGGAAATGGGTATGAAATCATAGAAGTCACCCCCAACCTCCTGTGCTGGTATGCTGCTGGCAGCTAGGTCATAATTTTCAATAAATGGTATGGTATGGGGTAGGAAACTTTCCTGAATTTGTTTAGCTATTTCCAGCTCTTTTTTTCTTCTTTCAAGTTGAGCTGAGAGTTTGTCACGTTCTCTTTTAGTTTTACGTTCCTTTATGAGGTTGGTTATCATAAAAGCAAAAATGAACATTCCCACTGCATTGGCCAGTATCATGGGGATGTAAAGGCTTTCAACCACTTGCAGGGCCTGGGCATATGGTGATGCAATTATAAGTACCAGGATCATGTGGAATGTTTCAAATAAAATTGAGAATAAAACTGCCCCCCAGATGCCAATGAAACGTTTTCGGTTGGCGAGGTAGATAATACCTGCAAACAGTCCGGCCAGGATGGTGGATAATGAACAGGGAATGGAGGTGAATCCATCCATGGTCATGCGATGTAAACCGCCTATTAACCCGGCTCCTAAACCTACAATTGGCCCTCCAACCAGTCCAGCTACCATAGGGCCCAGATCACGTACATTGGCAATTGCCCCAAATATATCCACCCCTGAATATGATCCGTAGATGGATATGCCACCAAATATTAAAATGAGTATTATCTGATTTTTAATGGTTAATTTACCATCAAGGACTTCGGTGAAATATTTCAGACGGGTCAGGAGGTAAGCCATGACAAAGATAACGCAGACTTTCTCTATCAGATCAGTAAAAAGGATTATGCTCAGGGTTTCCATAGAAATCTTATTTTAATTTTTTACAGGAGTTAATTTTTTTTCAGATTATTTTTACCATAATCCCATTTTAATTCTTGAGTTCAGTTTTTATATTTAATTTAATCAGCTTAATTTAATCATTGAATGTTTAGAAACTAGCGATGGCTTCCTCCTCCCCATCGTAAATCTGGAAGAGTTGCGTAAAACCAGCAATTTCAAAGATTTCCGTAACATAGGGTTGCAGGGATGATAGTTTAAGAGTGCCTCCCAGTTTGTTCAACTTTTTAAGGGATGAAAGCATCACCCTTAGTCCTGAACTGCTTATATATTTTACTCCTGAAAGATCAGCTACCATTTTAATTTTACCTGAATCAATAAGTTCATCCAACTTTTTTTCAACCAGATTGGAATTATAGGCATCCAACCTACCATTTAAGAACACTATTTCCACATCATTAACTGTTTTTGTTGTGATTTCCATTTCCACACCATCCCCTACATTTCAACCTGCTTATTATTATTGGGAAGTTTGATTAATTCCTTCAAATTTCACATTCCATTATTTTTCATTCTGCTAATCTCTACTTCCTTAATCTCATGTTTTTAGTTTTATAATCAATTTTAATCTTATAATTTCTTTGTTAGTAATGTTTCCTCCATTCAGCCACCACATAATCGAATATTTCATGGGCAAATTCTGAATAAACATCCACGCTTTCAGGATCAAAGGCCACATTGTTAAGGTACTGCAGGCGGATGCTATCTCCATCCAGGTATTCTGGCATGATACCACAGAAGAAAAAACCAATTTTCTCAATTTGGGGGTACAACGTAGCAGTGCCCTGATCCTTCAGAGGCAGATCCAGCACTATGAGCTCAATTTTCTGCTCTTTCAAGTCCCGAACATGGAGTCGTAGTTCATCAAGGAAGTCCACTCCGAATTCTTTCACTCTCAAAAATGCACTGGCCATTTCAGGTAAAACATGAGAGTGGATATGGGAATGGGGAGCCAGATCAACAGTATCAGGATCAGCTTTTTTGAAAACACGCGGTAATTTTGCGTGCTGGTAGATTTTGCTGATGATCATCTGATGAGGGTGTGGTAAAAAAACAGTCTGCTCCCTGTCAGGAACCACCGGTACATAGAAAAGGGCTACAGTACGCCGGATATCTGCTATTTCAGTTTTCATTTTCTTAAAAATGGCAGTGGGAGGAGAATGTGCCAGCACAAAGCCAGTTTCCTTGGCACCCATTTTAACGTTGGATTTTTGGGATGCCACATGAACAGTCACTGCTCTACTGTAAAGACCGAGAATGCCTTGGGATGCCACTTCTTCCATCATCATCTTTTTCATCCGGGGAAACAGTCCTCTTCCCCTATAACGCGGGTCTACTGCAGCCAGAGCAGATTCACCCACATGATCTTCCGGTGTTTCCAAGAAAACTCCCAGATGTCCTACAATCTCATCCTCCTCATTTACCGCCACACAGGAAGTTACCAGTCCAGATTCTATGAGGGATGCGAATTTTTCAGGGTAGTAAATATCTTCATGGGGATAGGTGTAACCATAAACCCGGTATATCAATCTTGCCAGGGACACGGTTTCATCAGAACGCATCAGTCGCAAATTTACTTTTTCAGATTTCGGTGCCAGATCCACGTTACTGGGCTGGCTAATTACAGAGGATGGTTCAACATCAACTACGGTCTCAAAAGGGAAGTTTTTAACCAGTTCCACTACTTTACCCCTTTTTCCTAAATATTTACTTCTAATTTCATCAGTACAGGCCCGCATTAACTTAACACCAATATCTGAGGGTTCATCCTCATTTAAACGCTGGAGATTGAAGGGCATTCCCTCATCCCTCACTGTAATACGAAAACAGGTGGGTTCGCGATGAATTTTCACCTTATAGTATCCTTCTTCACCCGGTTCGTAGGCGTGTTCTATAACGTTGTGACAAGCTTCCTCTGTTGCCAGTTCTAAATCCCTTATTGAAACTTCATCCAGACCATATCTACAGGCAACATCCCGCACAGCACGTAGAACTATGGGGAGTAATTTTAGCTCTGCTTTGAACTTTAAGGAAGCTAAAATTTCTTTATCAACTTTATTTTTATCAACTGTACTGGGGGTCATGTTTTGCCTCCAAGGAAATAAATTGCTGGATATAAACCGGAACTGTACTTGATTTGAGAAGGAAATGAGCAGGTTTGAAAAGGAGATGACTTACGTTTATTGGGTGCGGAAAAAGATGGTGATTGTGATAAAAAATAATTAAATTTGTTAATTGAAAGGATGGGAATGAGAAATTCAGCAAATGGTTTTCTATAAAACATACCAAAAAACGTGTTTCAAAGAAAAGTTCCTGTTTGGTATTCCCCATACACATATTGTCCCTAAAAAATGGTTTCATCAAGACAACCCCTCCATATATTTATTGTGAGCAATGTTTTATAATATAATTTTTGGATTCTCTGCAAGATAAGCGACCAGTAATCTGAGAATATGTTGGCAGTGGATCTATTGTCATGGAAGTATGTTGGTTATTGAAGTATTTTGGTCATTTAGTGTATTCTGTGAATGTGTTGTCATTGAGTAGTAGTAAGCTTGAATGTAATTTTAAAATAGAATAATATAAAAAACTGGATCAATAGGACATATAGGACATATAAGGTATAATGGAGTATAATAAGACATAATGGGGTATAATGAGGTATATGGGATAATGAAAAATAGAAATAGAAAATTTAAGTTGAAATTTGTTAATTTTCACTGGATCTAGTATTGTTGGGATCAGGTATCTGGTTTTTGCGGAGGGGTTTCTTTTCCTTGTGGTTTCCCTTTGGCTAATATTCCTACTAAACCACCTATAATTCCCAGTATTGCGCTACTGATAAAACTGATAACTGCATTTTCTGCAATAAATGTTAGAGTTCCGGGAATGAATATAATGGCAGCCAATAAAGAACCCAGTCCTCCTGCAAGACCTCCATTAACAATACCTTCTTTATAGGTTGCAGTGCCCCAATAAGCAGCTAAAAGACCACCAATTATTGGTGCAAAAACGCTTATAAATGCAGAAACTGCTGTATCTAATGATATGAACATAATCCCAATTGTTTCAAGTACAATTGTTACCACGAAACCAATAGCCACTGCTGTCCAATTCACCATTGTTCCTCACTCCTGTTTAATTAAACCGGTCTTTAGTTACTACTCCAATTACTCCCCCGATAATTCCCAGTATTAAGCCGAAAATAAAGCCCATTGCCAGGCCACCAATGATCGCGGTGAAAGCACCTAATAATACGAATCCAAGGAGAGCTCCACCACCTGCACCCGCAATACCTCCATTAACTGCACCATCCTTGTAATCTCCTCCCACCAGATATGCTGCAACAAAACCACCAATAATTGGGGCTAAAACACCTAAAAATGGTATGAATATTCCAATCAGCCCAATAATCACAGTTACAACAATTCCTATGAGTACCGGGGTCCAGTTTGTATTTTGTTCCACCATAAGCTTCTTTATCTCCTGAATATTATGTAGTAGTATGTAAAACTGATTCAACGGGAGTGTATTAATGGATATTTGAGGAGTGGGATAATATTGGGGAATATGTAGATATTCTACCGGAATAACCCCTACAACTTTCCTCAGACTTTCCTCAATTTATTATTTTCTCGATAATGCATTATATTTATTTATCATTTGTTCAATGCATCAGCTACTATACTTGCCACAGAAACATTACTCACTTCAGATTTAAGGGTGTCACTACCCACCACATCATCTGCTCCGGCGGCGAATATCTTAAGCAAAGCATCACCCACCAGTACTGGATGCACACAGCTTACCACAATCTTATTGGCATTATGTTCTTTCAGGATACCGCAGGCATTGACAATGGTTCCACCAGTGCTGATGATATCATCAATTATAACTGCGTCCCTTCCCTCAACATCCAGGTTTTTGGGTTTGGTTTCCACTTTTTCAGGGGACAGGCGTACTTTCTCCAGATAATCTGATTCACAGTTAAGTATGTTTGCAACTTCCTGGGCAAAACCCAGGGCACCCTTATCTGGAGCCACGATTACTGGATCTTCCACATTATTTTCCACGTAATTAGCAATTGCAGGCATGGCTGACAGATTATAGGCTGGGATCTTGAAAAGATCACAGATGCTTTGCTCATGGAGGTTTATACTGTAGACTGAACTGGCCCCAGCAAATTCTATTAGCTGACAGACCACCTCTGCAGATACAGCTTCCCCATAATTAAAACTTTTTTCCTGTCTTCCATAACCAAAATAAGGGATCACGGTACGGATGTCAGTGATGCCCATGTTACTAATGGTTTTTAATATCAGGAAGAGTTCCATGAGGTTTTCATCCTGGGGGTAACCTGTGGATTGCACCACCACCACCCCATCTTCCACATCTCCTTTAATTCTTACGTAGCGTTCTCCATCAGGGAATTTTCGACTTTCAATGGGACAAAGTACATCATCCATCTCTCGGGCAATGTTTGCGGCTAATTTCTGGGAAGAGGATCCTCCGATTATCATTAAAATCACCAAAACTTAATTAATATATTACTAAAGATTTCAAATAGCTTATTTTTACTTCTCGGACTATTATTGCCATGAGAAGAAGCTGCCAGTTTTTTAGTTTCACTTTTAATTATTTGTTAACTTTATTAATAAGCTTCCCATAACATAGGTTAAATACAAGCTTAGAGAGGTAGTCCAATGCATGAATTATCCATGGCCCAGGCCATAGTGGACACAGTACTAGATGCTGCAGAGAAAAATAATGCCACAGAGGTAGTAGAAGTCACTATCGAAGTGGGAATGCTCACCATGCTAAATCCTGAGCAGTTAAAATTCTTATTAGATGTCATAGTAGAGGACACACTCCTTGAAAACGCAGAAATCATAATTGAAGATGTTCCAGTGGAAATTAACTGTCGTAGTTGTGAATTCACAGGACTGGCAAATACTGATGGTTCAGACCATTACTTGGCCATAGTATTATGTCCAGAGTGCGGGGAAAGGAATGTGGAAATCTTAACTGGAAAGGAATGTAATGTTAAAACTATTAAAATAGAAAAGAGTGATGAGGATGCATAAAGTTGCAGAAGTGGAAGTTCAACACGATATAATGGTGGCCAACCGTAAACTGGCCCGTAAAAATCAGAGAATACTGGACAAAGACCGAGTTTTTTCAGTGGATGTGGTGGGAGCCATAGGATCCGGGAAAACATCCCTCATTGAAGCCATAATAGATGCAGTTGACTACAAGATCGGTGTTATTGCAGGGGATGTTATCAGTAAATACGATGCAGGTCGGTTTGAAAAACATGACGTGCCTGTGGTAGGACTAAACACTGGTAAAGAGTGCCATTTAGATGCGCACCTGGTAGAACACGCACTGCATGACATGCCCCTGGAAGATATTGACGTTTTATTCATTGAAAATGTGGGTAACCTTATCTGTCCAGTGGATTTTGACCTGGGCAGTCACATGCGAATGGTGGTAATCAGTGTTACTGAAGGAGATGACACTGTGGAGAAACACCCATTGATCTTCCAGGATGCAGACCTGGTGGTCATCAACAAGGTGGACCTGGCTGAAGCAGTGGGTGCAGATGATGACAAAATGGTTAGTGATGTTAAGGAACTAAACCCAGAAGTACAGGTTATCAAAACCAGTCTTAAAACTGGAACCGGTTTTGAAGATGTTATTGGGGCTATTAATGCCTTCATAAACGACAATTGATTAAAAAAATCAATTTAGAGTTAAAATTAACGAGCTGGTGATGGGTTGAAGGTATGGATTGACATAGTTAACTCTCCTCATGTGCGGTTTTTCCACAGTATAATCCGCTACCTAGAGGAACAGGGTGAAGAAGTTTTTATAACTGCCCGCCGTTTTGGTGATGTGCACAGACTTCTGGATTTGTTTGGGATCGATTACCACCTGGTGGGATGGCATGGAGTGAGTCTGGAAGAAAAGCTCATCCGAAGTACACAGAGGGCTTACGAGCTTTCCCAAATTATAAGCAGGGAAAAACCAGATGTAGCTGTTTCTAAACACTCTATTGAGCTTCCCCGTGTTGCATATGGTTTAAATATTCCCAGCGTTTATGTTCTGGATAATGAACATGCCATAGCTGCTAATAAATTAACTTTATCTCTTTGTGATACCATTGTCCTCCCGGAAGTGATTGAAAAAGAATCAGTGGTTCGTTGTGGTGCAGATCCTGACCACTTGCTCCCTTACAATGGCACATCAGAGATCACTCATCTGGTGGACTTCCAGTACAATCCCCACATATTTGAGGACCTAAAATTAGACTTGGAAAAGGAAAAAACTATACTTATGAGGCCAGAACCTGCATTAGCTTCCTATTTAGATGCAGATTGTAGGAAAACTGTCCTATCTCCCATAGTTGAAGCTCTGGAGGATCAGGCCAACATTCTGGTGATACCGCGCTTCAGGGAACAGCAACAGATCTTTGAAAACGATGACAAGATCACTTTAATAAAGCCTCCTGTGGACACTTTTAGTCTTATGAAAGCATGTGACCTGGTGATAGGTGCTGGTGGAACCATGAACCGTGAAGCTGCTCTTCTAGGAACACCAGTGATATCTTGTTATCCGGGTAAATTACTTTCTGTGGATTCTTACTACATCAAAAAGGGTCTTATGAAACGTTCCACACGTGCTGAAGAAATAGTTGGAATGGCAAAGGAACTTCTAAATGATGACCACCACCACTCTGAACTTTCAAATGACGACCTGTTTGGGATCATCATTGACCGTATTTACCAGGCTGCAAATGGTGAAAACAAATAAATTTTAATTTAAATCTATTTTTAATTCTTTTCCATGATTTTTTTTCATGCCTAATTTGTACTTTTCATTTCAAATTAAGTGGAATACGACTTATTTTCAGGTAAGACGTATGGGAAACTCCTGAATAATTGCACCATTAACTAAAGAATTAGCACCTTAATTTTAATAAATCAGCTTGTATTTCTAGTGGAATTTACCGATTTTATTTCTAGTGGAATTTATTTAATGGAATATAATTCTTTGAAAATAAATTGAAAATATATTAAATAAAATAATTAAGAACTGTAATTGAAAATATAATTAATTTATAATAATTAAGAATTGGAATTGTAAATATAATTCAGTCAAAAAAAAAATTAAGCCTTTAATTAATGGACTGGCCGGGATTTGAACCCGGGGCCTCCGCCATGCCAAGGCGACGCTCTACCAACCTGAGCTACCAGCCCTCTACTACACTTATCTTTTCCGGTATTTAAACTTAATGCTGTTTCATACCAGGAAAAGTATTACTTGTTGAAATAGAATGTAAGATTAAGGAGAAAGAAGGTTAATAGAAATTTTTTGCCAGTATTTTTTTCCTGATTAATTTTAAAATTTTATTAGTGGTTAAAAATTTTATTGGGTGGTAAGTATTTCGTATTAAACTGGATATAACTATGTAAACCGGCGTTATTGCCGGTATTAAAGATTATAATAAATCCTGGAATGTATGGGATATTATTTCAATGTCAGATGATCTTTCACAAAAGCTTTTAAATACATGCCTTATAAGTATATAAAAATACGGATTGTAAAGTTAATATAATGAAGGAGATATTATAAAAACTAAATTAATATTAATTGAAATTAATTAGTTAGTTGAAATTAATCAGTTGAATATTATTGAATATTAAAATCATTAGAACAATATTCATCATGAATATTCAGATTTATTTAAAATTATTCATAACTCAAGGTAACTAATGCATTTAATAAATCATATGATTTTTTATGAATTTTTAAAGAATATAAACTATCCTTTTAGTAAATAAAGTCCTAAATTGGAGGAATTATATAGTATGGCTTTAATTGCTCAGAATCACCTACAGTACATAATAGAAATCGCGATCATAATCCAAATGGCGGTTATTTTCATATTAAACCTGGCACCAATGGGTTTGAACCTGATTCTCCTGTTGGCCATGATCGTGGCAGCAGGATTTGCCCTAATGTTTGGAGTAGATGCCCTGTTTTTGTTCATACCCGGATTCACTCACTCGGAATTTACCCATCCCTATGGGCCACTGGCTTTACTGGCAGTGGTAACCATAATGGCTGCTATTCCAATGATGAAAAAGTCTGGTATAAACACAAGAAGTCTTCAAATATACATGGGCGGGATTATACTCTTTATAACCATAGTTGGAGGGTTAATGCACCGGTCTTTCCTTTTACTATGGTTATTCGGACTTTTTATAGGATTCTTCATAATATCCAAATCTTTCCGCCAGAAATCAGTGTTCACTATCCGGAGGATCGCTCTGGTTATAGTGGCAGCACTGGTTGCTTTTGGATCACTGGAAGTACTCTCACGGGTGCTGGACATGAGTGTGCTCAGCCCACTGCTGCGACTTTCCAGGATTGAAAACTATGCAACCGCCAGTATTCAGATGGTAATTAAAAACACCACCCTCCTGGGACACCAGTTAGGGTCCTGTTATTGGGGTGATGCCTGTTTAGGGGGCTCTGATGGATACATATCCTTACCCGTAAACTTAATCACCCTATTCGGCCTACCTTTCCCCATATTCTACGGAATACTGGTAACCAAAAAAGATGTTATCGATTACATGCTTCCGGGCATATTTGGAATGGCTTTCGACTTCGGGTACCTGTTCCTTGTATTTTTATTGGGATGGTGCATCTTTGTAATGTACGCTGGATTTAGAGTACTCCGTATCTACCGCGAACGTCGAGAAAATGGGGACAAAGGTTGCCTGGGAAGAGAAGCCCTGCTGATAGGATCTTTAACTGCTTTCATTGCCCAGGGAACAATTGGATTGTTTTTAATGAACCGTTCTATTAATGGAACTGCTCTTTTAACCTTCCTGCTCCTGAGTGCCCTGGTGGTGGGACACGTGGTACTGGTTAAGAGAAATTAATAAAATAACAAGAAAATTGAGGAATGCATCATGAAAAAAGCCATTATATTATTAGGATGTCCTGAATCACCTTCACAAACTCCCCTGACGATTTATGCAGCCCATAAGTTAACTGGGATGGGTTACCATGTTACAGTGGTCAGCACACCATCAGCCAAGAAACTGGTGGAAGTATCTGATCCTGAAGAATATTACATACAGAACAAGATAGACATAGAATCATGTCTGGATGGATTAAATGAGGGAGATTATGATTTTCTTTTAGGATTCGTGGCTAAAGATGCTGCTGTAAGCTACTTTGTAACCTTTTACCACCTGCTCAATACCCAGAGCCTGGCACTGGTATTCCACCGTGATCAGGAAAAACTGGATTCCTTTGAAAACACAGTCCGGGAGAACACACAGGCAGATATTGCATCTGCAAGAGCATACCACAACCCCACACCCCTCAGAGTACGTTTAGACAGGGCACTGTTAAAACTGGAAAACCCTGATGAATCAAAGGATGAGATGGAAACTCCTAAAAAGAAGGATGAATCGGATAAAAAGGTTGAACCTATGAAAAATGAACTTGATAAACCGGAGGATTCCTAATGTTTTGCCTTGACACTTATCTACGTGAATCCGAAGATTACGAGATACACATGACACGATCCGGGTTCAAAGACTGTGCTCGTTTCATAGAAAAGAACGCCCCTGAAGTGGTCCATGTCAATCCGGGGGAAAAAATAGTGGGAGCCCGCATCATAGGGATACCCCCAGTACCCATTGGTATCAATGAGGAAAAAGGCACTATAATGCTCCCTTACACCAAACCATGCTATGGAACAGCAACAGTTGAGGTACCGGTTCCTCTTGAGGAACGGGAGAAGATAAGGGCTGTTAAAATAGATTAAATATTATTATTAGTTAATTACTATTCTAGTAATTACTATTTTTCATTAAATACAGTTCTCAGTAATTACTATTTTTCATTAACTACTATTCAATTAATTTTTTTCATTAATTACTAATATTAATTACTGTTTTTGTTAAAATACTATTTTTAGAATTCTTTTTATAAATTAAAAAAGCCATAAATCTAAAAAAAGTTATATTGAATGCATACAGTCTAAAAAACCATATTCATCCATTATCTGAAAGAAAAAAATTAAAAAAAGTTTAGAATTCATTAATCCCCAAATTTAATGATCTCTTTTGGTTTAATGTTACTTTCCCAGTCCCAGAAATGAGCTTCACCCTTGGAGATCCTGAATACAACCAGTTCGGGACCTTCAGCTGTGAGACCAAACTCAGCTAAAAAGGGTCGGTCAGCTAAAACCTTCTTTTTAATTTCAATATCATCCAAGAATTCAATCTCACCAGCCACTCTCAGCATGGTTCCCACTGCTTCATCAGGGTGGTAAAAGGCAAATTCCACCTTACCATTTTTCTCAAGCTGTCCCACCATTTCTTTCATGGTAGCAGTCTGGAAATAAAAACCAGTTTCATCCGCGTACCACATTCCCA belongs to uncultured Methanobacterium sp. and includes:
- a CDS encoding GNAT family N-acetyltransferase; the encoded protein is MTPSTVDKNKVDKEILASLKFKAELKLLPIVLRAVRDVACRYGLDEVSIRDLELATEEACHNVIEHAYEPGEEGYYKVKIHREPTCFRITVRDEGMPFNLQRLNEDEPSDIGVKLMRACTDEIRSKYLGKRGKVVELVKNFPFETVVDVEPSSVISQPSNVDLAPKSEKVNLRLMRSDETVSLARLIYRVYGYTYPHEDIYYPEKFASLIESGLVTSCVAVNEEDEIVGHLGVFLETPEDHVGESALAAVDPRYRGRGLFPRMKKMMMEEVASQGILGLYSRAVTVHVASQKSNVKMGAKETGFVLAHSPPTAIFKKMKTEIADIRRTVALFYVPVVPDREQTVFLPHPHQMIISKIYQHAKLPRVFKKADPDTVDLAPHSHIHSHVLPEMASAFLRVKEFGVDFLDELRLHVRDLKEQKIELIVLDLPLKDQGTATLYPQIEKIGFFFCGIMPEYLDGDSIRLQYLNNVAFDPESVDVYSEFAHEIFDYVVAEWRKHY
- a CDS encoding DUF5518 domain-containing protein, encoding MVEQNTNWTPVLIGIVVTVIIGLIGIFIPFLGVLAPIIGGFVAAYLVGGDYKDGAVNGGIAGAGGGALLGFVLLGAFTAIIGGLAMGFIFGLILGIIGGVIGVVTKDRFN
- a CDS encoding DUF1890 domain-containing protein; translated protein: MKKAIILLGCPESPSQTPLTIYAAHKLTGMGYHVTVVSTPSAKKLVEVSDPEEYYIQNKIDIESCLDGLNEGDYDFLLGFVAKDAAVSYFVTFYHLLNTQSLALVFHRDQEKLDSFENTVRENTQADIASARAYHNPTPLRVRLDRALLKLENPDESKDEMETPKKKDESDKKVEPMKNELDKPEDS
- a CDS encoding ATP-binding protein, producing MDDEFKLQVKADLENLSIIADFTTESASKLGLNEKSAFQLQLAVDEAASNIILHGYTHRTGPIQLTICKENNNIIIMIEDRGEPFNPLKVDKPDLGAPLEERSPGGLGIHFLKTMTDSVHYQFKDGKNILTLVKTLD
- the hypA gene encoding hydrogenase maturation nickel metallochaperone HypA; amino-acid sequence: MHELSMAQAIVDTVLDAAEKNNATEVVEVTIEVGMLTMLNPEQLKFLLDVIVEDTLLENAEIIIEDVPVEINCRSCEFTGLANTDGSDHYLAIVLCPECGERNVEILTGKECNVKTIKIEKSDEDA
- a CDS encoding STAS domain-containing protein, encoding MEITTKTVNDVEIVFLNGRLDAYNSNLVEKKLDELIDSGKIKMVADLSGVKYISSSGLRVMLSSLKKLNKLGGTLKLSSLQPYVTEIFEIAGFTQLFQIYDGEEEAIASF
- a CDS encoding DUF354 domain-containing protein; this translates as MKVWIDIVNSPHVRFFHSIIRYLEEQGEEVFITARRFGDVHRLLDLFGIDYHLVGWHGVSLEEKLIRSTQRAYELSQIISREKPDVAVSKHSIELPRVAYGLNIPSVYVLDNEHAIAANKLTLSLCDTIVLPEVIEKESVVRCGADPDHLLPYNGTSEITHLVDFQYNPHIFEDLKLDLEKEKTILMRPEPALASYLDADCRKTVLSPIVEALEDQANILVIPRFREQQQIFENDDKITLIKPPVDTFSLMKACDLVIGAGGTMNREAALLGTPVISCYPGKLLSVDSYYIKKGLMKRSTRAEEIVGMAKELLNDDHHHSELSNDDLFGIIIDRIYQAANGENK
- the hypB gene encoding hydrogenase nickel incorporation protein HypB — encoded protein: MHKVAEVEVQHDIMVANRKLARKNQRILDKDRVFSVDVVGAIGSGKTSLIEAIIDAVDYKIGVIAGDVISKYDAGRFEKHDVPVVGLNTGKECHLDAHLVEHALHDMPLEDIDVLFIENVGNLICPVDFDLGSHMRMVVISVTEGDDTVEKHPLIFQDADLVVINKVDLAEAVGADDDKMVSDVKELNPEVQVIKTSLKTGTGFEDVIGAINAFINDN
- a CDS encoding DUF5518 domain-containing protein; this encodes MVNWTAVAIGFVVTIVLETIGIMFISLDTAVSAFISVFAPIIGGLLAAYWGTATYKEGIVNGGLAGGLGSLLAAIIFIPGTLTFIAENAVISFISSAILGIIGGLVGILAKGKPQGKETPPQKPDT
- a CDS encoding SpoIIE family protein phosphatase is translated as METLSIILFTDLIEKVCVIFVMAYLLTRLKYFTEVLDGKLTIKNQIILILIFGGISIYGSYSGVDIFGAIANVRDLGPMVAGLVGGPIVGLGAGLIGGLHRMTMDGFTSIPCSLSTILAGLFAGIIYLANRKRFIGIWGAVLFSILFETFHMILVLIIASPYAQALQVVESLYIPMILANAVGMFIFAFMITNLIKERKTKRERDKLSAQLERRKKELEIAKQIQESFLPHTIPFIENYDLAASSIPAQEVGGDFYDFIPISKEQTGLTIGDVSGKGIPAALFMAFSRTLLRAKACRNPGVGRMIESVNNFINEEPHSNMFVTLFYSILDSSHNKLTFVNAGHNPPLLLRNENEEILRLSTGGVVLGAMKGLKMAEKTIDLCPGDLLVLYTDGVTEAINRQEDQFGEERLIKIIMDNQDLSSDDLKNLIIDQVYDFASGTPQADDITLMVLRRML
- a CDS encoding ribose-phosphate diphosphokinase yields the protein MIIGGSSSQKLAANIAREMDDVLCPIESRKFPDGERYVRIKGDVEDGVVVVQSTGYPQDENLMELFLILKTISNMGITDIRTVIPYFGYGRQEKSFNYGEAVSAEVVCQLIEFAGASSVYSINLHEQSICDLFKIPAYNLSAMPAIANYVENNVEDPVIVAPDKGALGFAQEVANILNCESDYLEKVRLSPEKVETKPKNLDVEGRDAVIIDDIISTGGTIVNACGILKEHNANKIVVSCVHPVLVGDALLKIFAAGADDVVGSDTLKSEVSNVSVASIVADALNK